Within the Pseudorasbora parva isolate DD20220531a chromosome 15, ASM2467924v1, whole genome shotgun sequence genome, the region taacctacccaacacacacacacacacacacacacacacacacacacacacacacacacacacacacacacacacacacacacacacacacacacagctatcacacttacacacacacacacacacacacacacacacacacacacacacacactcagcccctaaacctacccatcacacacactcacacacacacacacacacacacacacacacacacacacacacagcccctaaacctacccatcacacacacacacacagcccctaaacctacccatcacacacacacacacacacacacacagcccctaaacctacccatcacacacacacacacacacacacacacacacagcccctaaacctacccatcacacacacacacacacacacacacacacagcccctaaacatacccatcacacatacacagcccctaaacatacccatcacacacacacacacacacacacagcccctaaacatacccatcacacacacacacacacacacacacacacacacacacacacacactgcccctaaacctacccatcacaggaaacattctgcatttttactttctcataaaaacttgtcctgtgtgatttataagccttttgaaaagtggggccatgggtaatgtcctcatatttcaccctctcctgtaatacctgtgtcataccgatggcattatacacatttgtgtcctcaacatgcccacccacccacacacacacacgcacacttcaATAGGCAGATGTTAGGATGGTTTGTATTTACTATTCTTTATAAGAATAGGGGGTTATAAACATTAAACGCATTCCTTTTATAATTCATTGCCGTATGAGAGAACACTGTAGCTTTTAAAACTCAGACTTCCTCTGGTGGATCAAGATCATCTTCTCCAGCTGTTTTATGATTTGCTGGAGATGATGATTAGACACTTGTTGTATATTTTTGTCATCTATACAGACGTGtttctctctcgctctgttTCAGGTCCACAACGGTCCGCCACATGAGTCTAATTTCGGTTATGCCTACGCCAAACGCATGATTGATGTCCACAACAGGTCAGTGTCAAAGGTCATCGGTCAGGAGCTTTTCTGGGGTGTATCACATGTCTAGGTCACATTTTGATTGGGAGTTTGTCATATTATAATCAAATCATGAGATTTAAACATCATTTTATTAAAGTTCATCCAGGGATTTTTctttatactgttttttttgtgtaattctCATTGGTGAATACATTTGAAATAGAGGTGAATAAAAACCCTAGTacgttaaataaatgcagcacaACAAACACCATGTGCAATTTAGCTCTTGATTTGGTGCTGTTTGTTTATAGCGCTCATAATGTAAGAAACAaatcagtgtgtgtttgtccattAGGGCGTGTTTTCAGCAGTATGGTCTGCGATACACAGCCGTCATCCCCACCAATGTTTTTGGACCACATGACAACTTCAGCATTGAGGACGGTCACGTGCTGCCGGGGCTGATCCACAAGACGTATCTGGCTAAAAGTGAGGgacactttaaagggatagttcacccaaaaaggaaaattctgtcatcgccctcgtgttgttccaaacctgtgtgagtttctttcttctgctgaacacaaaagaagatattttgaagaatgtttgaaaccaagcagagagagcaatctgtagccccgtttccaccaaaattaccccggaacaatttgtactaggaactttttttacaggaacttttctccccccagacctgcagctgtctgcttttccaccgcgatctaaagtactgtgaagattaggcagattagtccggtgatgtaggactgcgcgcgactgctcctcaagtcagtgacggacagtaatcatttttgtgtgtactgattgaaagatttagtggactgtttacatgagacgttatctaaaccgatctggtgtttacatgtgatgactttcaatcgcaatcattttgtcacatgcagtttgtctgccgcatcaaaaatgtcaacgctgttttctccagcagctggagtgtgttaactgtagccatagcaactcttaacggccaccaggactaatacaggattatataataagctatttatgtgttgtaaagtgtaataatcatctcaggaaaaaaaaatcatctgtcaggcgcagttaaagtaaaaactgcctggggcaatatacgctgtgtcattactccaacattatcttcataacttaggaaataaaaagtttacccctcagaaaaatgagctttcctctcttgtcaacatgagcgcggcgcgcgctgtcacgtcatgtaaggacacacacttaggtaatcggtcaggtcgtttacatggtgaaaaatatagactgtaaaaaaattaataacgagtggaagagattcaagctgtgctgcttttgctggttatgtataacgttaggtttactaaagaggtaattaacaacgacagaaaagagcagcattcagaaagcttgtaaagctagatttaaaatgacgatgtatattattatcagctattacggacattgaccgtgagatggctgagacgaacgcgcgccatcagacagagagcaagagtgatatttactgaacgcagaacgaacctcgcaaaagacttttaaaaatgccggttgaaataaaatgctgcgtgagctcaaccaatcagcatgttcagagcccaagtcccgccctcgaaagttcctgaactttgaaaaagcactacctcgcgagcagggccgtttggagggggaaatatttacccagaacttcatttagaccctggttcctgcggtcgaaacacaccgagtaccacccaaagctcctggttcctgggtaaagttcctgtggtggaaacggggctattgactactatagtatttttcccctactacggtagtcaatggttgctctctctgcttggttacaaacattcttcaaaatatcttcttttgtgttcagcagaagaaagaaactcacacaggtttggaacaacatgagggcgagtaaatgatgacagaattttcctttttgtgtgaactacTAATTTAACTTTCTGGAAGGATCTTGAGTTCTGTTCACATGGAAaacatatttgtgtgtgtgtgtgtgtgtgtgtgtgtgtgtgtgtgtgtgtgtgtgtgtgtgtgtgtgtgtgtgtgtgtgtgtgtggtagagGAAGGCAAACCTCTGCAGGTCTGGGGTTCAGGTCGGCCTCTCCGGCAGTTCATCTTCTCTCTGGATCTGGCTCGTCTGTTTCTGTGGGTTCTGAGGGAGTATGACGAGGTGGAGCCCATCATTCTGTCAGGTACTCGACCTGTGTTTGTTACACACTGTGTACAAATTCGGtttgttcacacttggcatgtttggtgtgattaaaacgaaccctggtgcgattgctctgttagtgcggttcatttgaataagtgtgccatctgaaccctggtgcCAACAAACAAGCGGACGAGACGCTGAAAAGACGGGTCTCAATACTCAATGGCGCTGAcatgaatttgcacatggtttgtctttgtttttgtgactaaccttttatttgattttcaaaAGAACACAAAAAACAGAAACTGAACAAAACAGAGATGAGAAACCAATTCTGTCAGCACTGCTTGCATAAAACATGAATTCTTTAGATGACATAGTTATACCCTAGATATGAGTACTACCTAATGAAGGGtcacaaatacattttacagcTCTTTGCCAGGCCTGTACCATTCTTGGTTTAGCTTTATTAAATCTAGCTAAGGAGCATGCCATTAATACTATTTGTTGCATATTCAGTAACCACAGTCTTGAGATGTCTGCTTTAGTGTCCCACCAAAGTGCAAATTATTGATTTCTTTGCAGCAGTGAAACCCGaaaaaataatcattttgtcTACTATACCAAGGTTTAAAGAAGAGACCTCCTTTAATAAGCACAGCCAAGGATCCGGAGTGATCTTATGGTTAATCAGTTCTTCTAAGTCCCAACAAACTTGAGTccaaaaatgattaattactGAACGTTCCCAAAACATGTGATACATTGAACCAGTTACTGAACTTTGATATATAGTGCAGTTAGGGTCAGATATTAATCCCATTCTGTATCGTCTATATGACGTCGCGTAGGCTCTATGGATAGTGTTACGACCCCCAGTCTAGGGGTGCAGGGGTGAACATAAAAGAAACAGTACCAAAGCAGAGTACGTTTAAAAGGAACGTTCTCGGGTTCctgattttatttttgtgtaagtaaagtaaaagtacttcttgtcaaatattactccgttacaagtgaaagttgtaaaaactgatttttacttaagtaaaagtacagaagtatttgtttttaaaagtactttagtatcaaaagtaaatttctttttttatgtcgccgcattattttattattgttgtataaatgcacattatgccatcatggtttaagccagtcagagacgctccatctgacacactagcagacgactaacttaaactcatttaaatacttgtagaaaagttacaaagctgctgtcactttaaggctgaatgcacggatccaatacactgatacacatctgatattctcacactgttcaccttcactgaagacagaatcaactttgtttatgtgaatcctccactaaatgagcatttggacatccgtcttcttccattttgctctaaactataaatcagtgtttaataaatgctgtgaaatcattgaacttcacgagactctacaagagtgattcctgaaaggctttctgcaaaaacccaaacaccttttaaagaagaaaaaaatcatccactgactttcaaagctgagacagaaacgactttccacttcgaggaccttgatagaaatgtagtggagtaaagaggacgatatttgtctttcagatggagtgaagttaaagtcataagtttacagaaaaataatactcaagaaatataatataatactcaagtaaagcacagatactcaaaagtGTGCTTACGTAGAGTACTCGAGTAAATGTGTttagttactgtccagctctggtAAGTTTTCATGGCTGATCTCAGCCtcaaataaataagaaaaagcacatggtttgtcttaaagcatattaaaaacatcacatagtcatataaacaacattaaaactgATTATCACCACAGGGGGTCTTTAAAATGTTGTGTAATTGCTCTTCTCTGTGATTTGCAAGAACGCTGACAAGCCTTGCTTCTGCTCTAACTGCATTGTATACGCTAGATAATAATGCGAGAATGACGGCCACATTTGTATAGTGTTTGCGACAGTTACAAATAAGCCACAATAAGCTCATGCAGCGAACTTGTCAATCATCTTGATGGATGACGCAGAGGAAAATCTGACCAATAAGGGGACCGTTTTACTCGCATGTGACTTGCATAAACACATTTTGGTACGCTTTGAAATGAAAGTGAACTGAATCAAGAAGAAAATGCAACTTTGTAAcaaattaaaggtcccgttcttcgcgtgttttcgaagctttgattatgtttacagtgtgcaatataacatgagtttgtttcgcgtgtaaaaaaacagtatttttcacactatTTACTTATCTGTAAACAGTTTtgtctgtcctaaaaacggcctgatgatttccttgttctatgaagtccctccttcagaaacacgtaacgagttctgattgggccagcgcttcccgtgttgtgattggacagcagctaaGCGTACTTTCcccagaaaggtcccgcctcttaccataacggggcgatgcaagcgctgaatgcgcgctcttctccacgtgggagagcagcgagaccacgccccctattttgcgtgttcttgtgggtggagggttcgtcaacaaacggttctagtgacgtcattacagcaggaagtgcagcggtgtagtccaaaccggccgttcgctgtaggctttgaaagggaacttctgttaaataaaatatctcgcttggcattgaactttgagctttatcattttacaggtattatttatgatctaacagcaacattacacactaactaaagtttgaaagatggaatcgcgaagaacgggacctttaagtctGTTTCGGAACAAAGCAAACACCCTGAAATATCTCATTAGTTTGTCTTTGTTTCTTTCTCTCTAGTCGGAGAGGAGGATGAGTTGTCCATAAAGGACGCCGTGGACGCTGTGGTCGACGCGTTGGAGTTCAAAGGTGACGTGATTGTATCCTTTCACCCATAACTTCTCACTGGTCATGGAGAAAATCTGCAGTTTTCAAACAGCATCATTACCGATGCAAACTCCTCACCTTTAGCTGAGAATTCACCTTTTGAGATCAAAATACGAGATTTGCGTAGATCCAATGAGAAGGTTGGTCAGGctgagcctttttttttttttgagtgacaTTACAAGGTAATGAAGAAATAGGGTTTAACTTACGAGGCAATGTACAAAGTATCCCATATTGATGCATTTGTAACCAGTGGGATCTCCAGTTTTGAGTTTGAGTGTTAATGAAGCTAAAATGATTTCCAACATGTTTTATCTGGTTGTTGTcgtcttgtttttgttttgttcatgtATTCAGCTCCCATATCTATTGACTcctttgtttgtgttttataaAGGGTTGTTTTGCCCtgcataaaacacaaaaaaaccttCTACCTCTTACCTGTTAGAATTAGTTTTCAGGCAGATGCAAagatacttaaagggatacttcacctctttttcatattaaactattattcccttaactaagacgagttgatacacacctctctcgtctcagtgtgtgctcttaatcgctctgaagcgcggtgatgatctgatagcatttagcttagcccactaagcccagttcattcactatggtaccaaacagagatcaagttagaagcgaccaaacacctccacgttttaataaattaacaaGGCAAttcccctcttcacattcgacacggtgccatcgagtgttaaaacgcgaaaggcgaagcttgaatttacgggtatgtccctctttggctactgtactttcaagatggaggagcaacatggtgaccggcagtcgaacccctcacccgtatgtgttttcaacggcatattataaacttacgggaatactttattacttgaaagaagtaaatatacattattacacggctctgtgaaatacttgattctgattggtcaatcgcgcattccagcggtacgttatatccagataacacacaccgctcatccgggtactacgagttatcttgaccggttctacttctgtgcttaacgctggcgccatcttgtggcttaaacagccgtgggttacaatggaagacttcaaggcgggtttcctttataatgttttaaatatggatatttttctgacacaaacgcatcgattggaatcagaaggctctattaacccatcggagtcgtgtggagcacgttatttgacggacagctgcatttaatggacttcagaaacagctccaactactgctgggattaacgttagcctggactttttaaatataactctgattgtatttgtctgacagaagaatgtcatatacacctataatgacttgagggtgagtaaatcataggcttggtttcatttttgggtgaactaaccctttcagcattcattctcaacatttagcagcaatagataaaggcttaaagcagtctggaactgtttttcttcgcggaagctttgcgtaagagctaataaaatattaaatctcaagacaatattttgtgtctaatttatttgagactagtagccgtgtaataagcgggataatgtccacccagccggttgttatcgcagaataaaccccttcagagtgacgctccgcttcgcctcggggtcctgatcactctggaggggtttattctgcgataacaaccggctggtggacattatccctcaCTTAATGAGCAGGTATATTtgtgaaagaactaagtgttttttagctaagaataaacaaaaaaagttacacagtgtagttttaataacaaaataacctttttaatggacctaagataaaaccaacaatgatcagtatttcttaacatctttatagcctaattcttttgcacttaaatatgtttgaaaattttacttttacagctctggaaaaaattaagagaccacttaacattgatttctcttaatTTCTTTCAGAGccgtatatatttttggtgcattgtattattgtatttcaacattcagttatttctgttattacaaaaatagttcttaaagctgttatgctatgacaaCTTATTTCAACATCGTGATAATTTTgtataccgtgataaaagcttcatcaattaatcgcaacatgaaaaactgATATGGGCACATCCCTATGGTGGAGGAGCACAACTgggagtacttcgactcggcgcagtagaaagtcacgcctgaaaaatcctccagaTGTGAGGGAGGCTTTCTCAGCTATCAGATCGTCCCCatgcgtcagagagattaagagcacacactgagacgagagaggtgtgtgtcaactcgtcttagttaagggaataacaaagtttaatatgaaaaagtggcGAAGTATCCCGATAATAGTGTCTAGAAATGAGCATGAAAAgtaagtatatatataaaaaaatctctgAATGTTTTCTCTCCTTTTTTACCCCTCACCCGTTTGCATCCCTGATCATAAAAGAAGTCCTTAAATCATGACCGAGCTGACTAAGCCTTTAACCCTTAACTAAGCGCTCCCAGTATGACACTAGTAAAGCAGACGGTCAGTTCAAGAAAACCGCCAGTAACGCCAAACTACGCAAATACCTGCCAGACTTCAAGTTCACACCGTTCAAAGCAGGTGAGCAATCTTCAGCGTTTGATAAATGTTCTTCATTAGTAGTCAAAAGAACACTCATTATTGGTGCTTTTCTTTTTTCCAGCCATCAAGGAGACGAGTGATTGGTTTGTGGCCAATTATGATATCGCCCGTAAATGAAGATCTTCACATCTCATTGGCTGTGGGTTAGTCACACATAGACAGACCTTCAGACTGAAGCCAGAAAAGGTCTGGACTCCATAGTGGATTTCATTGGCCAGGGACCGCCCAGAGGCCGTTTGACTGACATGAAAAACAACCAATCAGCAGCGTGAAAATGGATGTCCCTACAATGACAGACCAAACTCTTAGGCTTATTTTAAAGagatacttcactgccttttttatattaaactattattcccttaacttaaacgagttgatacacacctctcttgtctcagtgtgtgctcttaatctctctgacgcgcggtgacgatctgatagcatttagcttagctccctaagcccagttcattcactatggcaccaaacagagatcaagttagaagtaccaaacacctccacggtttccctatttaaatacagttacacgaatagttgaacaattaagtatggtgacaaaataaaacgtggcacttctctaatcggattaaaaaggagaactataatgtgtggcggaatagcacttctgagagtacttcggctcggcggagtaaaaagtcccggccgaaacatcttccctcacatctccctattgacagaaatgagagagtgaggggagatgtttcggccgggactttttactccgccgagccgaagtactctcagaagtgctattcgtgtaactgtatttaaataggggaaagatggaggtgtttggtacttctaacttgatctctgtttggttccatagtgaatgaactgggcttagggagctaagctaaatgctatcagatcgtcaccgcacgtcagagagattaagagcacgcactgagacacacactgtatcaactcgttttagttaagggaataacatagtttaatatgaaaaggcggtgaagtaaccctttaaagagtcTAAACTTTTCAAAATTGTTGATCGTGGTAAGTGCTCATTGTTGGAGTTGTAAACACAATGTTCGATGTCATGATGATGAGGTTCTGAAGTGTTTCCAATGTTGGGTAacatgatcagacattcagtCGGTCCGTCTGAGGCTGTGGGGAGTTAAATGCTGGAAACCAAACCCCTTGAACAAAccttaataaaaaaatcattgaaCACTGCCCTATTAGCTCTTTTGTCGTGGTTATTTATAGCTTTTTTTCATCTACATTTTACAGTTATGCATTTACTAAAACTGCGAATGCATTTATTAAACGCCCTTCCCTCAGCACGAGCCATCTAGcggctgaccagtcagggttcAAAATCAACTTCCACCGATACAAATGCAAGTGGAAAAATTGACTTTGGCGAGTATAGAgatgtacattttttattattaatgaactAATGTTTTTATTCTAACAATGCATGGCTGTGGTAACTTCAAGGCTGTGATTTAATTGTAAAAGTAGTATATACAGACGTTTGACCAGCAGGTGGCGTCCAAGCAATAGGTTCAATTGATTCAGAAAAGCTTTGTTTCTCCAATCACTAGCCAGACTTTTGATTGACGGGTCTGTGCTCTCTATAGGACCGcccacttgtcatgtttggggCGTGGCCAGAGTATAGAGACAGAgcggctgcgtccgaaaacctaggctgctgactcgttgcctcgctgcctcatcaggcaatgacttgtaaggcaacattttgtgcatgaaggcagcTCATGaaactgatttcggacagacttctaaggcagtgtaacactttaatgatctacagcaaaatagagagagctttggtgagaactaaacacatatttaattactacattagtcatttctcactagaaatgacatcagaagtgtaatatgttggtaaaaatcgtacatttacacacaaactgacccgcaaACACAACTTCTTTACGCCATATTTTTTTCCCAGCTCAACcatcactgaatggaaagcacaggattgtgggatatcaaaggcagcgaaggacacGTGTATGCTGCCTTAAAAACtcaatcagatgaaggtctctctgGAGACAgaaagtgaagcaaacattagatatggacgcagcttgatgccttcctgccttcaaattgGTCCTCCGAAGGcggcattttccaggtttcggacgccaGCGACACGCGTCATAAAAtgaaagccacgcccaccggggtggaaaacaaaccaaccgtctccattgactttctattgcgggaagcggcctccttgtcatttcagacttattacaaaaatatgtacttttagacattgttctgttttttgttataagtaaaaaataaaaataaaaagacaagGATGTTTGATGACGAGTAAAGAGACAGAATGTTTGCTTTTGTTCATGAAGAAGGTGAGATACACAATTGTAGAATTTGTTGCATTGAATTCATTTTGTGCggcttttaatttaaaaaaaatgtagtaaTGAGgtgattttattataattattattttatataaccCAGGTGTTTATTCGTATTTTTTGACTATGTTTTGcctatagactgtaaaaaaaaattggttttcCCCCATGGGCTAAATTCACATCACATGACTGGGCATTCCCTGACCAACCCTCTGTGTAACTGGTAGCGTAAGCCTTTGTAcggcagaggcactttcaacattttttccataaactgaatGCGATCAAcaaaagggtgagtaaatcatgggctaattttcatttttgggtgaaccctttGACCCCTGAAGTGTTCATCAAACCTGATGTGGTGATAGAGGGCGAACGGAGAGAAGGAGTTGGATATTCCTGTCATCCAAAGAAACCTTGTATTAAGTAAACCCATCTTCAAATTGGTTTTGTGAAATAATTAGGCACATGAGGACAAGAgtagtgatcgaccgatatatcGGAATCCCGATATTAAAGCATTTTCCCATAATCGGGTATCGCCGCCATCTTGTGGAGGTTTTGAGAATTGCATACAAGCGCGCCGTTAAAGATCTGCGTCTTGAGGGGAGATGAGTCAACAACGGTGTTCAAAGGTAAAATAACCTGCAtccctttattaataaactttgTTTAACATAACAGTAATGCACAATTGAGATATGCACAAATAAGATGTTATGAGATGATGTGGTGTAGTTTAAACTTGGCGCTAAATAGAGACGAACTCACGGTTACAATAACGACGTAACTTCAcatgaatgaaataaaacagccaTGAATGCGAGCATGTTGGAAATAAAAGCGCCGAATTCATTTATCTCTGTGTTTAGCTCAGTCGCGTTCAGCCGTTCACTCACCGAGTTGTCACCGTATGTAAACAAGAACGACTCatttaaaactacataaattatattaacgtttgctatttatataataaacatctaattaattacagctCTGTGAAAATGAATTATATTAGGCCTATCCGCGACACGTAGTTAAACGATGACATATGCTCTGTCATCAACATTTTATAGACCGACACAACATTAATTTTGATACCTTAGATTAGATTGActtaagaaaaataaacaaacgcGCGAATACATCATAGCTATTACAATGTTTGCATATTCCAGTGAATATTCTCTCTTTCTATTCAACACATAAACcatttaaaactgtagtttaaaattAAGGCCTATGTTCTCcagaaaacataattttttttaaaaatgttttttgcctgttgttaatatggctgtatttataaataaaaaaggtgaaacagcattaatgttaaaaagactttgcactgtatttaaaataaaataaaatagactTAGTCTGGCAGGCCTTCCAGACTAGGCCTATTTATTGATGTAAATGTGTTCTGTTTTATAAGGGAGTGAAATTGCAAAAATTACATTGTTTCGAAAGCTCAGTTCAGTGCTCTTGCGGTAATTGTAAAATACAGAATCCAAAAAAATGGATTTATATATTTGTTGCATGCAGTTTATCAAGGATAATTATTGAACAAACCAGAGAAATTTCCATATGgcatttatttccacatttcaAAGTACAGTAACTGTCAA harbors:
- the LOC137041696 gene encoding GDP-L-fucose synthase-like; protein product: MDGPVGAMRVLVTGGSGLVGRAIERVVNEGERREGEEWIFLSSKDANLMSAEETRSVFQKHRPTHVIHLAAMVGGLYRNMRQNLDFWRNNVFINDNVLQTAHEFGVVKVVSCLSTCIFPDKTSYPIDETMVHNGPPHESNFGYAYAKRMIDVHNRACFQQYGLRYTAVIPTNVFGPHDNFSIEDGHVLPGLIHKTYLAKKEGKPLQVWGSGRPLRQFIFSLDLARLFLWVLREYDEVEPIILSVGEEDELSIKDAVDAVVDALEFKGDVIYDTSKADGQFKKTASNAKLRKYLPDFKFTPFKAAIKETSDWFVANYDIARK